The stretch of DNA ttaccctcaaaactgaggtgctactgacttgtgcattttcaatttctaattcagtcagtcgattgtccaatcgattataccaacacaaacagttgtgtttccttacacccttgttatgaaatcgatttcccaatcgatttgctttattcaaaagtcaacttttgttgatttcttgtgtttcaagcaacctgttccaagtgtgtaggatttgattgttgttcctgaaatcttgctcaattcaaatattagatttatcatgtattgtatgaacattgttgaattattaattatgtcaaaattaggaatcaaaggatcaaaatccaacaaaacCTCCAAACATATTTAGTTTTGGTGGTATGGTGGCTTTTTGCACTTAATGCAGATGAAGAGATTAAGTTTGAAGATCCTAGAACTCATCAAGAAGCAATAAATTGTTGTGAGTCTCAACATTGGATTGTAGCAACGAGGGAAGAGCAAGAATCTTTGCATAAGAACAACACTTGGAAGTTGGTTGATAAACCAGTTGGTAAAAAGCTTGTAAGTTGTAGATGGATTTATAAGCTTACATAGGGAATTCCTGTAGATGAGATTGCCAAGTTCAAGGCTAGATTGGTGGCAAGGGGATTCGCACAAAGAGAATAAATAGACTGAAATAGTCCCCTAGACAATGGAACAAGAGATTTGCCAGTTTAATGATAAAGATTGATTTTAATAGGTGACAACATGACAACTATGCTTATTGGAAGAAGACATAAGTTAGGAACGTTGTATATCTTCTCTTTTATGTGGATGACAAGATTGTTGCTTGCAAAAGAAAATAGGAAATGAATAAATTTGAGATGAAAGATATGGAGGCTACCAATAAAATCCTTGCTATACATTTTCTGAGAAAAATGGCAGTAAGGACTTTGATAATATCTAAAAAGGAATACATTACAAAGGTGGTGAAAAAGTTCAATATGGACTTGTCCAAGGCAGTGATGACTCCAATGGCACAACACTTCGAGCTCTCCAAGTTGGACTCACCAAAGACTAAAGATGAGATCtcaattatgaagaaaaattcttatgccaatgtggtAGGCAGTTTGATGTATGTGATGATTTGTACAAGACCAGATATAGTCTATGCAGTAAGTTTAGTGAGCAGACACATGGAAAATCCTAGAAAACTTCACTAGGAAACTTTGaaatagatattaaaatattttagaagagTCACTTTATTGGGTTTGACATATGTCAAACATGAAATCAACAAATTTAAAGTGATTGATTATATTGACTCAGATTATGTTGGGTGCTAGGACACAAGGAGGTCCTTAACTAGATCACCTATTGTTGGCTTAtgtctttctatttttagtttgggAATTAATAAGGGTAGTTAAATTTTGTTATGAATAATAACAGAATTAGTTGTTAGCCACTTAGATGTAAATGTTTGTATATAAGTCAATTCACATTTtacatttaacttaaatgaataacacaaatttattttcaaaagtttaatattttctattcaTAATTTCAACTTCAAGAATGAGTATCTTTTAACaatatttatatgttaaaaCTTTTTTGACCCCTCTAAAGAACCATCCAAGCTCTAGCTTACCTATGCTTATATTTGGCTtgaagaaataaatttttaaattatgcttttcatttcttttctttttttttttcacgaaaaaattatgttttacttAATCATATTAAACTTTAGATGTATCAATTAGTACTTACagtgaaaaatcattttttttttctttttcttttgactaaAGTGAAAATCAATCTTATGAAATTTTATCCCCTACATGGTTAGATCTATAggaatcaaattatttttaaattcaaaaggATTCCAGAAGTATTGCACTATATAAATGGTGTAGAATATCAATACATAAGTTCAGTTTAGTAAAAATTAACTCAtagatatttgaattatttaaattattaatttatttaaattatttaaaaaaattaaaattatatttaatataaaatataataaataaattataatggataaaaaagtattttagttacaataataaaagtaaaattaacataaaaaatgataaaatataaattataagtaaGGGTGTCGATAAATCAGACTGTCCGACATGGGTATATGACTTAATTTATGATAAGCCTCACTCAAATGAAGCATTTTATAAATAAGTCTAGGCTTTTATAGAAGTCTATTTAACTAAAAAGATTATACtataagttataaaaaaaaattatgtccaCTACGCTgacctatttaattaaatatatataattttgttattactattatatattagattttGAACTTAtgttaaatcatatttttttgctaacttttcaataatttaatgGTTAAAATGCActtttgatttcaaattttaaaatacaatgaTTTTGGTTCtctagtttcaaattttttattttaactcttTAACTCTTTTTGAAAATAGTTGATCCCTCTTAATTTTAACTTGATCAACACGACACTGATGTGACGTAATTTTTTTGCTATGATTACATGGATTAtataactcttttttttttttaatttctagctcatttgatttttgtaaaaattgcCGACTcatgttttataatttaaaataaaattgccaaatttattttttttaataagtcacttattttttcaaaaaacaaattgtCAAGTATTctattttgttgataatttaaaaaaaaatcaaagacttaatataatttaatcatttatcttttattaatatttattttgatttttaatattttttaatttattttaattatttatcttttatttaataatcgTTTCAACCTTCAATCTTTCATAAAATGatataaactttttattatattaagaCTAAAATCgatattacataaaaaaataaacaatgaaaaggaataaaaaagataaagaatcaaaacgaataaaaaaataaataattaaaattaatattagataaaagataaaagtgaaaaattatattttagtgaaattaaaaaaaaatgaaataacaatattaaaaaaataaatgaattggcaatttattttaaaaataaaaataaaacaaatgtgTTACATATTTACCTActcatgaaaaaaatataacatcatGTATGTCATTTGCAAAAGAAGTTAAAACTAATAACATCATGTATGTCATTTACAAGCTTTGGAGCGTGAACCGTAACCAAAGATTTTATTCttccattttaaattattaaaataaccattattgatatgtatataatttctatttttattattttcatatttagcCTTCTCTATTTAgtttatatagttattttaatgtGACGTGGAATCTCAATTATTGCCGCATTATCATTCCGAAAATATTTAGATCCAATTTTCCTCATATTAAAAACAATTAGAGGATTAAAATTacgtatttaaaaataaaataatcaaaattcagaaatagataaaataaatgaattaaaactaataaatttaaaatgttattctaaatctcaaatattttattttaatagtttattaatttgttagtgtttttaaattaatttaaaaatattaatataaaataaacttttaaatatatttttaagtcgTATCATACCTTCACAAAGGTTAAGcttaagtataaaaaaaaatttataacatacaagattcatattttataaaatctaattttatcAAGTTTATTTTCACCTTTAATTATAAActcaaaatctattttaaataacttataaaaacaCTATAAACTCATAAATAAGTGATACTAAATACAtcttataacttataaattataaacaaataaataagtaatctGTCAAACAAGtcttataatttataaactataaatttaaattagtatTTGTGACTTACCAAACATACCCTTAAATTTGTAGCATTAGATCATGAAATTTTCTAGTGAATTGAATGAAAGTTTAAACGTCAGCCACAAACTTTGAAAGAGGCTGATGAgatatttaaacattttttccatactaaaaaaaggaaaaaaacaaaatcaaacccAGTGTGAAAGGCATCTACCATGTTCCGTATAAAAGCATATAACTCTATAACTGATTGTCATGTAATgtattttgaatcttttttcCAATTATTCTTTTTGTGACTTTTTAGATACCTTTAGAGAGAGAATATCCATTtccttatttataaatatatagagATATTTCACTACCAAGGCATtcttaaatacattttttatttaagtgtgCCAGGGAGAGGGACGTATATCTAGAAGTTTTAATTAGATATCTATAGTccaaaaaacataacaataaaTACAATATGTCATTATCATTAACCAAAAGTTTAAATACTATAAAATGGATGGAGAATCTACTTGCTCGAGAGCAACTCTCCTTAGATTTACTTGATCCACTTATTAATTCTTTACAAccattaaattttgcaaatctAATTATTATGGGATgtttctatattattttaatagttatgcataacaaaaaataatatattaaatattgaattaaatttactttataaattattaaatatttttaaaattttatgaaaattataaatttaatttatttaataaaaactattaatttgatggttgaatcaataaaatttactaTCCACAAAATTATTAAGTAGCGTtactctaataaaaaataagagttAGTGTTGAAGCAGATTGATCCTCATCTTGTAAAAttatacaattatatatttttaaaaattgaaaatatatcaacaactataaattataattatagatATGTATCtttatattttgattctttttttcatttttaagagtgtaaaaaatattcatatattaaatatttacgTAATCATCCAACAGTTAATGAAGAGACTCTTACTAATtaatacaaacaaacaaaaattgcaGATGAAAGTTCATCTATATAATACCCAATCAAGGGGTAGATAACCTgagaaatttgaaaatttctttgttttaatttttctcagGTAAGGTTTATGTCCACCccaaattttttttccttttctttaatgaattttttgcttatcgaaaaagaaaatatcaaatatatatatctctGTGTGTGTAAACTaacaaattttcaataatttatgaCACACTGTtacctatttaattatttacaaataaaatcgTTTAATTATTTCAGTTAAGACAACACTTAATTTTCATagaacaaatattaaattattcaatgACTGCAActataatataaaacaattattaaattaagatGAAAATAGCTTATGTATAGTAAAAACTGTGTGTTCAATCTTCACCCAGTGACTCTCCGACAATTAACtttgatcatttaaaaaaaattagtgttaTAAATACTTATAATTATGAGTGTCGGTTTTAGAATTTGAGTTGAACTCTATAATACTTTAtcatactttattttatttaatgtgagattcttaatatattttttcatatctTCTTACATTCAGATCAGACATTATCTCATtcaaaataagatatatttttttaatattagttcTAACTTTTTCATTGGAGAAATTCTAAATTCTAACTTTTGACTTATATTAACttgattcaataaaaatatagtgTTGAAAAGAGTCTTTTTCACATCTCCCATAAAATAATTGCAAAagtttgcaaaaaaaaaattagatgagATAGTACGATTTTTATCTAGTTTAATGATGATGTCGAGTTTGATGAGGTAGTACGTTTTTAGAGAGCTATGTTTATATCATTTGATTTGACATAGAGAATTGGTCTTTATAGTTGTTTGCACAGAATACCCAATTTATACCAAAAATATGCGCAAGAGATGATTGAGTCCATACTTATTACTTATTATGAACTTACATTATgtcatatttttgttattagcCTATGATTAAATGTTATTAAGGGTTTTCTAACTAGTTTGGAAAAGATGCAGCAATAAAAAAATCATGGTGTTAACATTATGGAAGAAAGATTCGACTGATTTgtattattagaaaaaaataaatataaatttttttataaatatttaatactatcaaaaaaaatctattttaaattgaGACATCGTCTTTTcactttatatttttgtaataataataaaaatttaaaatttaaaaaaaaaaaaaaaaaaaaacttatggaACAAACAACGCTCACTTTTAAAAGCCAGGCTGTTCAAATGAAATGACATAATCTACTTTATAGTTTTACAAATAGAAGTATTGTGTTGTTTGTGTGTGTCTCAAGTCTTTGGCTAGAATGGATAAAAGTGAGACATTGTGATCTATAATAGACCACAAATCATTTTACTCTTAGATTGATTTATCatcattatattatttattcgAACACATCAAATCAACGGACATGGTGGATAGAACTTTGGTGGGATAGCGAAATAATCCATTTATCCAAAAACTTATATTCGTccattataatatattaaattcaatccACCATTTCATACTTAGGATGGTTAGCAATTTAtccatttatttttctaaatccGTTGGATCTTCCTTAAAAAATCATAGGCCTTTAGATCCCCTTATGTTGAAATTTAAATCTTATGTTAGAGACCACACCATCAAAATTTACATGTACAGTGCTTGAGTTATAAGACCtttttcctaaaaaataaagttatgaGACTTTTAATGGTAAAATCTCCaacataattaactatttaGCCCCTTAAATTAATAACTACTCAAGCATATCATTTGTGGCATAATTTTAAAAGAGATGGGCATCCAATTAGTGCTTCCATATCTAAATGATTGTCGTACCTAGTTTTGCCAAACAAGGATTAACAAAATCATTAAATGCCCTTACTTTTAAGGAAAATACAACCACAAATGCATTTTTAAAATCCGCTCTATCTTTTCAATTAATGGTGAGTGGTGACTCCAAGAGGCAAGgacaaaattgaaaagaaattgtCACTACTATTTTGGGTTACAAATAATTCCAAACAaacaacaacataaaaaatgaGAATTATGTTGAATAAAAGAGAAAGGGGAACTTTTTCAAATAACACTGTTTTTTCAACCATGGAAAATCTACTCAGAAGTTCTTGACCAAAAGATTTTGTTGTCATCTTAATATATCAACCACCAACAGACATCCTACTGATTATTAATAATTAGAGACAATACATTCCCTGGCCTGATGTTAGTAATtagaactaataaaaaaatataaagttgatTTAATGATTAAAATGGAAGAGTTGAAGAATAGAGTGATAAAAGGTCGTGACTTCGATGTTCTACCCACACCAAAAGCtaacaatattaaaatttcaattactaACATTGTCGTTCGCCATCTGATGTTAGTATTGGCTTATAACACCAATCATAAGCCAACGTGAGGTGAAAATCAATGACCACAATAATACAACACAAACAAAATCATTTAATTCAAACAAGAAAAATGCAAAGCAGCTTAAAAACAATGACAAATCTTCTCAGAATAGCTCATAAAAAAACGTCAATCATAGCCTTGTCACTAATAATTGATGAGTTGGACGTAAAAAGGTTTTAGTGGTTGATAGTTAGTTTAATGTGAAATTTTTAGCCTTTTTTTTATGGCTTCATTACCTAACAACAAACTACTTTTGAGATACGCATAGAGATGCTTTCTACAAAATTCTCACATCACAGCTAAAGTGTTAGTTCTAAATTCTAACAGAGTAAGTTTCTATGCATATGTTTGAGAACAACTCAGTGCTGTTAGGGATTTCACGATATAAACTTGCGGTGAGGCTAAAGCTCCGAATTGGAGTTCTAATTTTTACGGTAAAACGCGAAAATGGATGAGCTACCGTGTTTCCGAACACACGCTGGAAATATCAAACATGCATGATCAGTTTTCAACATCGTTATGGTATTTTACCTCAATTGTGAAAACTCCAAATCAAACAAAGAAACCTCAGAGTTCAAGGCTTTGCAAATATAAATTGTGTTCAATACCTTACACTATAGAGAGGGATTGTTCTATCTGCACCCCACCTGGAAGATGAACACATTTGTTATGTAGCATTCATACATGAACAATCTGAAATTACATAACattaaaaccaaaccaaaggCTAATCTGCAATAGCAACAAAGGCTGATTCTTTCATGACTTCCCCAGAATTATcatcaaaatgataaaattaaactcTGATTACATCATTGTTACCAAAGCAAATCCCATATTCAGGATTGGCTAATAATAATGATTACCCATAGAAAAACCGGGGTATCCAAAGATAGTTTGAAACTGAAGACATCTATATGTACAATGTAAGCATATTCACATGCAAAATAAGACATATCTCAAGTATCTCACGAGCCTGAGCTCCTTGCTTTAGAGGACACGAAGCTGTGCAAGGAAAGCAGCACATAGATCCAAGAAAAGAAACTGCGGACCATGCACCCTTTGAAGATCAAGCAGATACTTTTCTTCCCGAGTTTTGTAAAGCTGTCAGAGATGTGAACATTAGAATTAGAGAATAATCTGGAAAAGAATTATAATTACCAAATAATGACAAGTTACACAACTAAGAAGATAGTGGCTCCAAATGCATATATTCACTGTCAAGAAACATCAATGATTTAAACATGTTGACCGTTACCATCTACTCTTTAGTTATAGCTTTTTTTTCTGGACATTCTGTAACTATAAACCACTTATCTCACTGTATAAATGAAATTTTCTTTTCATGTCAAATGCAGTAGGGATTACGGTTCTAAATGTACATTACCTGCACTTCAAATTTGACCACATTTGAACTAGAAACAGCCTCGTTCTCAATAATGCTGGAATCATCTCCAAAGTAATGATTATTATGCCCAGAATTGTTCACCATTCCTCCATGATTACCAGGAANNNNNNNNNNNNNNNNNNNNNNNNNNNNNNNNNNNNNNNNNNNNNNNNNNNNNNNNNNNNNNNNNNNNNNNNNNNNNNNNNNNNNNNNNAATGCCAGCAACCCACCTGCACTTCATGTTGTAGTGCCCAATTTTCTTCCAACAAACATTTAATTCTTGCAGAGCTTTAAGGACCTCAGTCATGATCTCACGAGGATGAGCTCGAGACTGTCACAAGTTATAAAACAAGAAAGTAACTACCAACAAAACATTATAGCTACAATTTTCTGACAGCATATATTAACAGCTAAGAAGCTGTTACATACAAAATTATGCATCTTCACCTAACAACCACATAGATATTTGGAAAGTTTATTTTTGACAACAGGAATATCGAAAGTGCACATGTCCAAAGAGGAAAGGAAGGAGCAACAAACTCAACAGCTCAAACTTTCATGGAAGAGATGGAACAAAttagacaaataaaataaatccaaCAACTATTTCTGCCAAAAATCTAGATCATCACGTGGTCGCCATACCTGAAGCCCAAGAGCCCATTTTCTTTCAACAGGGAGTGGTCTCAATCCTGCTCCTGGATAATCCATATAGCCTGGAAAACGATGTCCAACAACTGAAGAAGCAACTTCACTGGGGTGCATTTGGTTAAAAGTAGAGTCCTAAGTAGTCACATTATAAAACCAAAACTAATGagtaatatcaattaaaaagaaGACATGCAAAGAAGTACTGAAATATAAGATCAACTAAGAACACGGAACAAGCAATTCCATGGTTAATAGATCCACAAAGGGTCATGTTCAAGCTAGGCAGATAAACTTGATGACATGGTTGACTAATATGAACCTCACCCAAATTATAGAAATTACTGAGCTGAAACCGAATTCAGCACTCAAACCCAAAATGCAGCAACCGCTTTGAGGGGCAAGTTTCCTCTCTCCTTCTCTTGATTTTTCCTTGCCCCTCTCCTTTCCTTTCTCTCCTTTTATTCTATCTGAATCCCTTTTCTCCCATCCCCTCATACATGGTTATAAAACAACACATGACGGGTCAATCTTATTTGACCAGAAACCGGATACACCACCGCTCTGGTCATGTCAGTAGATCGGATATGCAATCGAGCCGGTGGTGACCTCAATCAACTGGCTATAAACAAGATCGAACTGATAAACTTCGTACTTGTTTTGCAAATGAACTTGGTAAATATATTGCAAAAAGGAATCAGAGTGAAACCAGaaataatagaaagaaaagaaatagaaacaaGGAAGAAAAGCATGGAAGAACAACAAATACAAACCGAAAGAACTGGTGAAAACGCAGAAATCATAGAGACTAAACGGCAGCTTTGTTGAAATGTATCAAATGGAAGACATTTAGAATTAGAGCGATGGGCTTGGGCCTTAataaattaacttaaatatcataaataaaaaataacataaacgACAAAAGTTAAGTCACATTGATGGCACACTACTTGCTATAAGGCGAAAGCGCACTATTTATTGTAGACCCAGAAGTTGTAGCCAGTAGGCTTGGAGTTAGAATGGGAATTGAATCCACATCAACACAATGCCAACAAAGCAAATTAGCCACTGCACCAGGACCAGCATATGCTATATCCTTTGGTGTGTGTGTGCGTGTGTATATATTTGGGAATCGATTCTGCATCTACACAATGCCAACAAAGCAAATTTGCCACTGCACCAAGACCAGCTTATGGTAAACCTTGATAtatacattcaattattttcttttatactatatatatatatatatatggggcATATCAAATGAGAGGATGTGTTATAATGAGAGATGAAAGAAATGAATCTTAGCCATTGATCAAATCATGAAGGGctaagattaaaacaaaaagtcATGTGAAGTTTTTAAGTGGCCATGTGACACTTAAATTACTTTCAATCATGACCATCCATGTATGATTGTATGGTCCAAATTTAATCTTCTCATCTCTCATTATAATACATCCTCTCATTTGATATGTTCTCATATATAGtataatagtaaataatttGATACATACCATCTCATGTGGTCCAATTAGTGATCCCCTAATTCGACCACTGACCCAGTACCCCAATAGAGTCAATGACCTGTCCTGAGTTTAATAACACTTCCCTCACTTACTTCATTAGGAGGTTGTTACAAAGTTACCCCACTTTTTCACCACATTTCCCATGCAGCTTTCTGTCCCTTCCCATTTTCCTGACTTGCACCCAAGTAATGATTAAATTCCTTTCACCACATTTCCCATGCAGCTTACTGTCCCTTCCCATTTTCCTGACTTGCACCCATGTAATGATTAAATTCCTAACATTCACACAAAACTCATACAGTACATAACAATAAATCCATATGGCTAAGCATATAATTTACACAAATCCGAGAACAATGTCCTCTGACTGATTAATAAGCTAAATCACTTCATTAGGACAGACTACTAATGAAATCTTGAGTAGTTAAGCTAAAAAGAAACCCACCATGGACTCTTGATACTCAGCTCCAAGATAGCCACTGGAAACACGGAATCGGTTGTCCAATAATAAATAGTACGCCACAGTACCCTGGAACATATGGCCAGTAATCAGAAAAAATCTGGCAGATACACAAGGAGAAAATGATAGGTGCAAACCTCATTTTGTATCCTGTTGCGAAGAGACTCAATCAATTGATTCCTGTCAAATCCCATATTCACCACTTCCTGAAGGATTTCCTCATCAATCTACACAACCATAATAACTTTCAGTTCAGTTTGACAGTTTGcattgattataatttataatatccAGTAACAAACACCGTTTTATCCACAATATGTTTGTGTGTATTTAAACTGTAAAAGATTGAAAACAGACAGAAAATAGCTGAAAGACACCACACCACAACCCTGAAGACATGTGGTTTGTGTAGTTCCCAAGGTTTGAAACAAAGAATTTTCACATAACGttaatcttttttttaactATGAAGAATAAAAAAGCAACCTTTTGCATTAACTATAGAATATAATTTTGCAGAAGAGTGAAATAGGAGAGAAAAAATGGGATAACCCAATGGATGTCAAAATAAACCTTTTTAGCCTGTTGCATTGTATCGGGGGGCGGCACAGCTAAATAACGCGGAAGACGGGCTTGGAACCACGGATGTTGGCGGATCTCAGGTATGGTCATCCTCTTCATTGGGTCAACCACAAGCATCCTTGGTATTAAATCTCTAGCACCCGGTGACAAATGACTAGGAAGAGTGTATATTCCTccctatataaaataatatgtgaTGATCAAACTCTGACAGCAACATCATTTAACAAACAAATCTTATTTGTGGAATGTATGGTTCTCAAAAAGTAGTACCTTTATACGGATACATAATGGTTTAATTCATCTTCAAAGTTGTCAACAGAATATAAAACTACTATTAAATAAGTATGAATAATATccaaatcaataattaattattaattacaaaaataaaataaacatcgGCAATACCTTAATTTTCTTGAAGAGATTTGGAATGTTTTCATCATCAAAAGGAAGAGTTCCACAAAGAAGAGCATATAAAATTACACCACAGCTCCAGACATCTACTTCAGGTCCAGCATACAGTTTCCCAGAGATAACCTGTGAAAAAGAAAATGTTTAACCAAGAAACATCAATCACAAGAAATAGAAAATATGTGTGTAACAcacacacaaataataataatgatgatgacaacgatgatgataacaatattaataataatataataataataacaataataataataataacagcCATTATTATCGTGCATTCCATTACAAATCAAAGAATTTCAAACCTCAGGAGCTGCATAGTTGGGGCTTCCACAACTGGTCTTCAGAAAGTGCCCATCACGCATTATGTTGCTTAATCCAAAATCAGCGATCTTGACATTGTACTTAGAGTCCAAAAGCAAATTTTCAGGCTTCAGGTCTCTATGAACAACCATATTCCGGTGACAGTACTCAACACCAGATATTATCTGGTCCGAAAACAGAAGCTAGCTTAAATAATCTGTTACCAGCAAAAGTTTATCAAGTACACAAAGTAGTAAATAATCCTACCTGCTGAAAAAAATTACGAGCTTCATCTTCTTGCAACCTACCCTTTTCTACAATGTAATCAAATAGCTCCCCAGACTTCACATACTCCATGACAACAAATATGTCAGTTGGAGTTTCTATGACCTCATACAGTCTTATAATGTGAGGATGCATGAACaatcttaaaatttttatttctcttctCACTGCAATAAATTTGGAAGAAACAAGAGGGAAAATATTGTAAGCATATTTAATTAACAAGACAGACCAGGAGCAAACAGAAGATTACATAAACTAAAGAATAAGGAAATCGGTTATATTTCCCCTCAAACTCCACAGCATTAGAAAAGGCCCACAATATtcacaaaaacaaaatgaaattgcaacaaaattgtaaatatatatataaaaaaaagatccacaatttgatgaagatttaaaattattgataaaaaacaaTACAAACCTTTTTCTTCCATTTCCTGGTTCTTTATCTTGCGACGGTTAAGGATCTTGACGGCAACCTTATGACCAGTCAATACATGCTCAGCAATTTTTACCTTGCCAAAGGATCCAATACCAAGTGTTTTTCCCAATTTATAATTTGGTAAAAACAAGTCTGCACCTGAACCACCTCTGCCAGCTGGTCCATCCATTTTTAAATCTGGAGGCAAAATTATGGAAGAAACAAATCACACACAAAACTATATCTACAATCTACATGCATAATCAAGTGCAAGATA from Cicer arietinum cultivar CDC Frontier isolate Library 1 chromosome 3, Cicar.CDCFrontier_v2.0, whole genome shotgun sequence encodes:
- the LOC101495625 gene encoding SNF1-related protein kinase catalytic subunit alpha KIN10 isoform X1, producing MSPNWLNVDLKMDGPAGRGGSGADLFLPNYKLGKTLGIGSFGKVKIAEHVLTGHKVAVKILNRRKIKNQEMEEKVRREIKILRLFMHPHIIRLYEVIETPTDIFVVMEYVKSGELFDYIVEKGRLQEDEARNFFQQIISGVEYCHRNMVVHRDLKPENLLLDSKYNVKIADFGLSNIMRDGHFLKTSCGSPNYAAPEVISGKLYAGPEVDVWSCGVILYALLCGTLPFDDENIPNLFKKIKGGIYTLPSHLSPGARDLIPRMLVVDPMKRMTIPEIRQHPWFQARLPRYLAVPPPDTMQQAKKIDEEILQEVVNMGFDRNQLIESLRNRIQNEGTVAYYLLLDNRFRVSSGYLGAEYQESMDSTFNQMHPSEVASSVVGHRFPGYMDYPGAGLRPLPVERKWALGLQSRAHPREIMTEVLKALQELNVCWKKIGHYNMKCRWVAGIPGNHGGMVNNSGHNNHYFGDDSSIIENEAVSSSNVVKFEVQLYKTREEKYLLDLQRVHGPQFLFLDLCAAFLAQLRVL
- the LOC101495625 gene encoding SNF1-related protein kinase catalytic subunit alpha KIN10 isoform X2 encodes the protein MDGPAGRGGSGADLFLPNYKLGKTLGIGSFGKVKIAEHVLTGHKVAVKILNRRKIKNQEMEEKVRREIKILRLFMHPHIIRLYEVIETPTDIFVVMEYVKSGELFDYIVEKGRLQEDEARNFFQQIISGVEYCHRNMVVHRDLKPENLLLDSKYNVKIADFGLSNIMRDGHFLKTSCGSPNYAAPEVISGKLYAGPEVDVWSCGVILYALLCGTLPFDDENIPNLFKKIKGGIYTLPSHLSPGARDLIPRMLVVDPMKRMTIPEIRQHPWFQARLPRYLAVPPPDTMQQAKKIDEEILQEVVNMGFDRNQLIESLRNRIQNEGTVAYYLLLDNRFRVSSGYLGAEYQESMDSTFNQMHPSEVASSVVGHRFPGYMDYPGAGLRPLPVERKWALGLQSRAHPREIMTEVLKALQELNVCWKKIGHYNMKCRWVAGIPGNHGGMVNNSGHNNHYFGDDSSIIENEAVSSSNVVKFEVQLYKTREEKYLLDLQRVHGPQFLFLDLCAAFLAQLRVL
- the LOC101495625 gene encoding SNF1-related protein kinase catalytic subunit alpha KIN10 isoform X4 → MSPNWLNVDLKMDGPAGRGGSGADLFLPNYKLGKTLGIGSFGKVKIAEHVLTGHKVAVKILNRRKIKNQEMEEKVRREIKILRLFMHPHIIRLYEVIETPTDIFVVMEYVKSGELFDYIVEKGRLQEDEARNFFQQIISGVEYCHRNMVVHRDLKPENLLLDSKYNVKIADFGLSNIMRDGHFLKTSCGSPNYAAPEVISGKLYAGPEVDVWSCGVILYALLCGTLPFDDENIPNLFKKIKGGIYTLPSHLSPGARDLIPRMLVVDPMKRMTIPEIRQHPWFQARLPRYLAVPPPDTMQQAKKIDEEILQEVVNMGFDRNQLIESLRNRIQNEGTVAYYLLLDNRFRVSSGYLGAEYQESMENGKGQ
- the LOC101495625 gene encoding SNF1-related protein kinase catalytic subunit alpha KIN10 isoform X3, which produces MSPNWLNVDLKMDGPAGRGGSGADLFLPNYKLGKTLGIGSFGKVKIAEHVLTGHKVAVKILNRRKIKNQEMEEKVRREIKILRLFMHPHIIRLYEVIETPTDIFVVMEYVKSGELFDYIVEKGRLQEDEARNFFQQIISGVEYCHRNMVVHRDLKPENLLLDSKYNVKIADFGLSNIMRDGHFLKTSCGSPNYAAPEVISGKLYAGPEVDVWSCGVILYALLCGTLPFDDENIPNLFKKIKGGIYTLPSHLSPGARDLIPRMLVVDPMKRMTIPEIRQHPWFQARLPRYLAVPPPDTMQQAKKIDEEILQEVVNMGFDRNQLIESLRNRIQNEGTVAYYLLLDNRFRVSSGYLGAEYQESMEFNHYMGASQENGKGQ